A genome region from Panicum virgatum strain AP13 chromosome 4K, P.virgatum_v5, whole genome shotgun sequence includes the following:
- the LOC120703635 gene encoding berberine bridge enzyme-like Cyn d 4 — protein sequence MAVLRFRALVLTVCLVCFYAPTPSSSASSGDFLHCLSASIPSKLIFTQSSPSITSVLAAYIRNPRFSTPGTVRPLCIVRPTNASHAQATVLCGRRHGVRVRVRSGGHDYEGLSYRSVQPETFALVDLANLRSVRVDRARATAWVDSGATVGELYYAVTKASGDQLAFLAGLCPTIGVGGHFCGGGFGLLLRKYGIAVDHIIDAVLVDAQGWLLDKKAMGRELFWAIRGSGGESFGIVLSWRVRLVPVPPKVASFIVPVSVNDGAVDVLTKWQEVGAALPDDLFIRVIVTNGWASFQSLYLGTCDALLPVMRGRFPELGMNRSHCREMSWAESVLYVYVGSGQPIPVTDLLNRTTSMDTSYKVASDYVRRAIPRDVWAEIFGWLAKLDPGIMIVDPYGGAISAVPEAATPFPHRGGVLYNIYYQNSWAAGNDGEPNVRWIRDLYAFMAPYVSKNPREAYFNYRDLDLGRNVVVGNVSSYNPDDYFRNEQSIPPLVPVSFISNRVPASVVGHKVYGVKEKI from the coding sequence ATGGCCGTGCTCCGATTCCGCGCACTGGTGCTCACCGTTTGCCTCGTGTGTTTCTACGcccccaccccctcctcctcggctTCCTCCGGCGACTTCCTCCACTGCCTCTCGGCCAGCATTCCGAGCAAGCTCATATTCACGCAGAGCTCGCCTTCCATCACCTCCGTCCTGGCGGCGTACATCAGGAACCCCCGGTTCTCCACCCCCGGCACGGTGCGCCCGCTCTGCATCGTCAGGCCCACCAACGCCTCCCACGCCCAGGCCACCGTGCtctgcggccgccgccacggcgtcCGCGTCCGAGTGCGCAGCGGAGGGCATGACTACGAGGGCCTCTCGTACCGGTCCGTCCAACCCGAGACGTTCGCCCTGGTCGACCTTGCCAACCTCCGCTCCGTGCGCGTGGACCGGGCCAGGGCCACCGCATGGGTGGACTCCGGCGCCACGGTTGGCGAGCTGTACTACGCCGTCACGAAGGCGAGCGGCGACCAGCTGGCCTTCCTGGCCGGCCTGTGCCCGACCATCGGCGTGGGCGGCCACTTCTGTGGCGGCGGGTTCGGCCTGCTGCTGCGCAAGTACGGCATCGCCGTCGACCACATCATCGACGCCGTGCTGGTTGATGCCCAGGGCTGGCTCCTGGACAAGAAGGCCATGGGGCGCGAGCTCTTCTGGGCCATccgcggcagcgggggcgagAGCTTCGGCATCGTGCTGTCGTGGCGGGTGAGGCTCGTTCCCGTTCCACCCAAGGTCGCGTCGTTCATCGTCCCTGTATCCGTCAACGACGGCGCCGTCGACGTCCTGACCAAGTGGCAGGAGGTCGGCGCGGCCCTCCCGGACGACCTGTTCATAAGGGTGATAGTCACGAACGGGTGGGCCAGCTTCCAGTCCCTGTACCTCGGCACGTGCGACGCGCTCCTCCCGGTGATGCGCGGCCGCTTCCCGGAGCTCGGGATGAACCGCTCGCACTGCCGGGAGATGAGCTGGGCCGAGTCCGTGCTCTACGTCTACGTGGGCAGCGGCCAGCCCATCCCCgtgacagacctgctgaaccgGACCACCTCCATGGACACCTCCTACAAGGTGGCGTCCGACTACGTCCGGCGAGCTATCCCCCGCGACGTGTGGGCGGAGATCTTCGGCTGGCTCGCCAAGCTTGACCCGGGGATCATGATCGTAGACCCCTACGGCGGAGCGATCAGCGCCGTGCCGGAGGCAGCGACGCCGTTCCCGCACCGCGGCGGCGTGTTGTACAACATCTATTACCAGAACTCCTGGGCCGCCGGCAACGACGGGGAGCCGAACGTGAGGTGGATCAGGGACCTGTATGCGTTCATGGCGCCGTACGTGAGCAAGAACCCGAGGGAGGCCTACTTCAACTACAGGGACCTCGACCTGGGGAGGAACGTCGTCGTGGGCAACGTCAGCAGCTACAACCCTGACGACTACTTCAGGAACGAGCAGAGCATCCCGCCACTTGTGCCTGTTAGTTTCATCTCCAACCGAGTACCCGCCTCGGTCGTTGGACATAAAGTTTATGGTGTGAAAGAGAAAATTTAG